The sequence below is a genomic window from Rudanella lutea DSM 19387.
AGCTACGGTTTTTTATGTACCGAAGGCGAAACGCAAACGGGCTAAATTTGGCTTTGTAGAGACTTCACATAAGGGAATGAATAGTGTAGAATGTACAATGAAAGAGCTGACCGTCAACAGGTAATTGAATTATTCATTATGCATTTTACATTGTTCATTCACTTAAGTCTTGGCCATTAAATAAAGCGACCTACTTTCTGATCTGAGCATTATAATAATGCCCAAACTTGGAAAGGAGGTTCTTTACTTATGTGTTTCCAACCGTATAGTAGCATGTATGACTAATAACAAGTTGATAATCGGATCAATTTGAGCAACTTATCTATTAACCGATAACTAAAAAATGTATTGTTTGTTATACTATGTTTTCTTAAAAAAGTACCTTAGCCTACCGATTTATTCATAGATATGCCAAAGGCTTCTACTCTTTTTGTGCCCGTGGATTGCTTACTTTAAGGTACCTATCTTCTGCCTTTCTTACGCGCGCTGGGTTTATACCTATCGGATTTCTTTTACTCCTACTTCCGATGTAAAGGAGCTATGAAATCCTATAATCATCCCCCTCTCAACTCATAATCCCATGGTTAATTCTACGTGTATAGAAAGCCTTTCCAAGCTTATTAGCTTACAACAGAGGCAGCTCGTGGCACTACTCTTTACAGTTGTGCTTTGCTTTTTATCTTTGGCTAATGCTATAGCTCAGTGTGATTTAATCCTAACGCCGACTAACATAGACCAACCTACCTGCGGAGCCAATGACGGTAGTTTTAGGGTAGAAGTTGGTGGTATTACCGCTCCCTATCAGTATACGCTCACTAAGAGTGTTGGCGGTACTTTTGTTTTACAGGAGAACGGTACGCTCATTGCAGGTACGCTCACCTTTGTGTCCCTAACTGGCGGGACATACAAGGTGATGATTGCTAAAGGGGGCACCTGTTCGGGCGAGGTGACCGTAGAGCTTTCGCAAACGGTCCTAACGCTGACGCCGACAAACATAACCCAAGCTACCTGTGGGGGCAAAGACGGTAGTTTTAGGGTAGAAGTCGGTGGCATCACCGCCCCCTATCAATATACGCTGGTGAAGGACGTTAGTGGCAGTCCAGTCTTACAGGAAAACGGTACGCTCATTGCGGGTACGCTCACCTTTGTGTCCCTGACTGGCGGGACATACAAGGTGATGATTGCTAAGGGAGGGACTTGTTCGGGCGAGGTGACCGTAGAGCTTCCTCAAACGACCCTAACCCTGACGTCGACTAACATAAATCGACCTACCTGCGGGGCCAGTGATGGCAGTTTCCAGGTAGAAGTCGGTGGCATTACCGCCCCCTATCAGTATACGCTCACTAAGAGTGTTGGTGGTACGTTTGTCCTACAGGAGAACGGTACCCTCATTGCGGGAACGCTTACTTTTTTGCCTCTGGATGCAGGGACATACAAGGTGATGATTGCTAAGGGGGGGACCTGTTCGGGTAGCGTGACGGTGGAGCTTCCGCAAACGGCACTAACCCTGCTGGCCCCTACTTATGACTGTGCCACCGGTGCCTTTCGGTTCAATACGTGCGGGGGCGATGGTAGCCCGATTACCTTTTCCGCTATTGGTATCACGGGACCAACTACTAATCCTAATGCGTTTGTAGATACTGAGTTGCGTACGGCGATTGATGCACAACCTCTACTACTTCGGGCAACTCAGAGTGGAATCACTGTGACTTATGTTTGGAATATCCGAGCGCAATGCCCGATCATTCCATCAGGGGGGGGATTGACACTACTATCGCCCACCTACGACTGTGCTACTGGTGCCTTTCGATTCAATACCAGCGGGGGCGATGGCAGTCCTATTACTTTTTCTGCTATTGGTATCACCGGTCCGACTACAAACCCCAATGCATTTGTAGATGCCGAGCTACGAACGGCTAACGATGTACAACCCCTGCTACTGCAGGCAACTCAGAGTGGAGTCACTGTGACTTACCTCTGGGATTTGAAAGCGGCTTGTGGCCGTGCGCGACTTGGTGAGGCTAAGCCAGATCAACAATTGAGAGTAACCGTATTGGGTAATCCTGTTGTGAGCGAACTAATACACATCAAGGTAAACGGGGCTGATGGTCACCCCCTACGGGTTACCTTGGTAGACCAACAGGGACGGCGGGTGAGTGAGGAGCGTGTTGATCAGGCCTTATCTACACAGCGACTTAGCATAAAGTCGGGGCATACAGCAGGAGTCTATTTGCTTCAGGTATCTACTCCCAACCAATCACAAGTAGTACGGGTGCTGAAGGCCCAATGACGTAACCAGCCAATTTCGACATATAATGCCAACCATGTATTATCCCAGCTTTTAAAGGGCTGGCGAATAAAGGGCCTTCTTTCCCACTTTGGGCATCAGTACAATGTTCAGTTTAGAAAGGAGGTCGCTTTATTACAACTGCCTGGGGGCGTTAATAAAATTCGGGATGATTCAGGTGAATCAGTCAAGAGACTTTATGTAATTGTTTTCTCTGAATTCATCCCCTGTTTTCTCCCCAGCCTGAAAAGACAAAGACCGCAGCTAAGTTAGCTGCGGTCCTCTATGTGCCGAAGGCGAGACTCGAACTCGCATGCCCGTGAAGGCACACGCCCCTGAAACGTGCGTGTCTACCAATTTCACCACTTCGGCAGCACATTCCCCCGTGTTGGGACTGCAAATATAGAGGCTCGATTATAGCTTTTGCAAGCCCTCAGCCGTAATTTTTTTACAAATTTACGGCCTCGTACATATCCGGTATTTCGATGTGCTGAAAACCAGCATCTTGTAATTTCTCTTTCCAGATCTGCTGTTCGTCGTAATCGCCATGAACCAGGAACACCTTCTTGACCTCGGCCGGGTTCTGGCAGCTTAGGTAGTCGAGCATTTCGGCATAATCGGCGTGGGCGCTCAAGGCATCCATTACGGCTACCCGCGCCCGCACGTCAAATGTTTCCCCAAAAATACGTACTTGCTTATCGCCCCGTTTGAGAGCTCCGCCCAAGCTACTTGGCGATGCGTAGCCGACCAGCAAAATGGTATTACGGGGATCTTCAATGTTGTTTTTAATGTGGTGCTTAATGCGCCCGGCTTCGGCCATCCCCGACGCCGAAATAATGACGCACGGCCCCGGGCGGTCGTTGATAGCTTTAGAATCAGCTACTTCCGATACGTAATGCAGGTTGGGGAAGTCAAACGCATCGCCGTCTTTGTGGATGTACCGCAAAATTTCGGGGTTAAAACAGTCCTCGTTGTCCTGCATCACCCGCGTTGCTTTGACCGCCAGGGGACTGTCGACATACACGGGTAATACCGGCAGAAGACCCTCGCTGGCGAGCTGGTCGAGAGCGTACACGACCTCCTGCGTACGGTCGACGGCGAAAGCAGGTATAATCAGTTTGCCCCGGTTTTTGACGCAGGTGTCCTCCACAATGCGTAGCAGATGCGCTTTCATGTCGGGTTCGGGCTCGTGCAGGCTGGCCCCGTACGTTGATTCGCAGATGATATAATCAGCCTGCGGAAATGGCTCCGGTTTACGCAGAATCTTGTCGTTGGGACGACCAATATCGCCACTGAAGAAAAGCCGCTTGGTGTAGCCTTCTTCCCGAATGGTGAGGCTGATAGCCGCGCTACCGAGCAGGTGAGCCGCGTCGGTGTAAAGGACCTGAATGTTTTCATCGAGCCAGAAAGACTCGTTGTACCGCACGGTACGAATCTGACTCAGTGCCTGCTCCACATCGCCCACATCGTACAGCATGTCGAGTAGCGGCCGACCCTGCCGCTGCCGCCGTTCGTTGACTCGTTTCAGGTCCGTTTCCTGAATATGGGCGCTGTCGAGCAGCATAATATTGCACAAATCGGCCGTTGCGTGGGTGCAGTAGATCGGTCCCGTAAATCCCTGCCGCACTAACCGGGGGACGAGACCCGTGTGGTCGATGTGTGCGTGTGAGAGCAATAAGTAGTCGACATCGGCCGGGTTGAAATGGAAGTTCTGATTCAGGTCGTCGGTGTCGATACCCTGAAACAAGCCGCAGTCGAGAAGAATTTTAGTGCCCTGCTGGGTAGTGATGAGGTGTTTACTGCCGGTTACGGTGCGGGCTGCACCCATAAATTGAATTTTCATGAAAAGCTGGATCTTGGATGTAGGACGTTAGACGCCCGAAAGTTGGGTAGGCTACAGGAAATCCGACACAATAGCAAACAATCCTAGACGGGTGGCGAAAAACCATCTGCCATACCCTCTATCTGGTTTAGAATGTTCAGTAGCGCCTGATAGCTTTGCAAATTATCAAATTAGGTCAAAATGAAAGGGTGTCGGCTATGTTGAGTGTTCAAAAACGACTTTCTGCCCGATCAGGGATGCCCCTTTGGCGCCGACGGTCGGCACAGATTGTAGTAACCGGATTGCTGGTTGCTTTGTTACTGGACTGGGCCTTCCCGATTCGGACCGCCGTGCCGTATTCGCCCGTAGTGACGGCGGCCGACGGGACCATACTGCATGCCTTTCTGAGCCGCGACGATAAGTGGCGGCTGTATGCCCAAACCGATGATATTACGCCCGTACTGCGCGAGGCTATCCTGTTTAAAGAAGACAAATATTTTTATTACCACCCCGGTATAAATCCACTGGCGCTCATGCGGGCGTTGGGGCGGAACGTACTCCGGGGGCGCCGGACGTCGGGGGCATCGACCATCACGATGCAGGTGGTTCGGTTGCTGGAGCCCCGTGAGCGTACCTACCTGAGCAAGCTGATTGAACTGGTGCGGGCGTTGCAGCTGGAACTGCACTATTCTAAAGGCGAAATTCTGCAATTGTACCTCAACCTGCTGCCTTACGGGAGCAATATTGAGGGAATCAAATCGGCCTCGATGCTGTACTTCGGAAAACCGCCCCAACTGCTCAGTTTGGCCGAAGTGACTGCGCTCACTATCATTCCTAACCGACCATCGAGCCTGCGTTTGGGTGTGCGTAACGAACAGGTCCGGCAGGAGCGGAATCGCTGGCTCCGGCGTTTTGGCGCGCAGGGCCTGTTTTCTGCCACCGCTATTGCCGATGCTTTAGACGAACCCCTCACGGCCCGCCGACGGGCCGCTCCGCAACAGATGCCCCACTTTGCCCGCCGATTGCTGGCTGAGAAACGGATGGGGCCAACGGGCATCATACACACCGCTATCCGACCCGCCATGCAGGCCGGGGCCGAGCGGCTTGTACAAAACTACATCAATCGGATGCGGGCCTATAATATCCACAATGCGGCTGTGCTGGTTGTGGATAACCAGACCCGGAAGGTGGTTGCTTACGTCGGTTCGGCCGATTTTTATAATGTGTTCGATGGTGGGCAGGTAGATGGTGTTCGGGCGGTGCGTTCGCCGGGCAGCACCCTGAAACCACTGTTGTATGGGCTGGCGTTCGATGCGGGCCTGATTACGCCCAAATCGAAACTAAACGACGTGCCGACCAACTTTGGCGGGTATGAACCCGAAAATTATGACCGTCGGTTCAATGGTCCGGTAACGGCTGAGTTTGCCCTGGCCAATTCGCTCAACGTGCCAGCCGTGAAACTACTCCGCGACATCAGTACGCCAACGTTTGTGAAAGCGATGCAGAAGGCCGGCTTTTCGACCGTGAGCAAGCAAGCGCGTGACCTGGGCCTTTCCATGATTCTGGGCGGTTGTGGGGTCACGCTCGAAGAACTGGTGACGCTCTTTGCTGGGTTTGCCAACGGGGGGCAGGTAGGGCCGCTGCGGCTGGTCGACACGCCAGAAGTGAAACCGCGTACCGGGCAAGCAGTACTCTCGCCCGAGGCTGCCTATTTAGTTACCAACACACTTACCCAGATTACCCGTCCCGACTTGCCCAACAACTTCGACAATAGCTACCACCTACCCCGCATTGCGTGGAAAACGGGTACCTCCTATGGTCGGCGTGATGCCTGGAGTATTGGCTACAACCGGCGGTACACGATTGGGGTTTGGGTTGGTAATTTTTCGGGCGTAGGTGTCCCTGAGCTAAGCGGAGCCAATACGGCCACACCGCTGCTGTTTGGACTTTTTAACGCCTTGGATTACAACTCGCCCAAAGGGTGGTTTCGGCCGCCTACGACCCGCTCCGACGCCCGGCTGGCCCTGCGGCAAATTTGCCCCGAGTCGGGGGCGGTGCCCAACGACTCGTGCACGGCACGTGCCGTCGATTACTACATCATGGGGGTTTCGGGTAGCGCGCGGTGTACGCATCAAAAAGTAGTTTTTACCGATTCTGCCGGTCGGGTGTCGTATTGTGCGCATTGCCTGCCCGACCGAGGGACCATCCGGCGCACGTACCCGAATCTGGCCCCCGAACTGATTGCTTACTACGTGGTCAAACGGATTCCGTACGAGGCCCCCCCTCCGCATAACCCGGCCTGTGAGCGCCTATTTGACAACGAGGGAGGTAAGGCCCCGCTCATTACGTCACCTAATCACGGCAGCGAGTATTTTATCGACCCCAAGCAGCCAACGGCTATTCAACTGGCTTGTCAGGCGGCCAATGATGTACGGACGGTGTACTGGTATCTGAACGATAAACTGTTGCGTAAGGCCGACCCAACCGAAGCTGTCTTTATCAACCCAAGGCCGGGCGTGTACAAGCTTTCGTGTGCCGATGATCGCGGACGGCATACCGATATCCGCATCACGGTAAAAAGCGAATAGCTGGCTTCGAAACGGGGTAGCCGTTTTGTTTTACGGGGAAATTGTGGCACTTTTCGGGAAAATAAATTTTCCTGAATCTACCATGAAACGCTTACTGGTGTTGGCCGTTTTGGGCCTGTTTTCATTGACAACCTACGCGCAGTCGGCGCCTGCCGATCCGGCTCAAGACCCCTCTGCCCTGACGGGTGCCTTTTTCAAAGCCATGCAGGACGAGGACAGCAACAAGATGCAGTCCATCACGACAGACGATTTCAGTATTGTCAACTTTGACGGCAACACGGCCGATCGCGATCTGTTGGTGCAGGCCCTGAGCGGTGGGCATCTGACCGTCGAGACAGCAACACCTTCGGGTATGCGGGCCCGGTCGTACAACAACGATGCCGCCGTGGTGACCGGTACCACCAAATTCAAGGGTTCACTTCAGGGGCAGGCTCTTCAGTCGGACGTACTTTTTACGGCGGTATGTGTAAAACAGGGTAATGGCTGGAAAGTAGCCAATGTTCAGTTTTCGCCTATTCGGTAAGTGCATCAACGCTATTTATGACCCGCCGGTACCCACTGGCGGGTCTTTTTTTGCGGAACATCTGCCATCTTTGCCGTTCAAAAAACATATCGGGTGGCGACAGCCCGAATGGCTAAGATCGAAAGGTGATTAACCGGTATGCCTGTTTCTGGGGAGTGATTTTCTGGCTGTGTCTGTACGCACGACTACAGGCCCAGAACGTACCCCCCGTGACCATACCGCAGGGCCATTTCCTGACCGATTCGTTCGAGATTGGCCGACCGTTCCGGTTCGCACTGAGTTTCCGGCATGCGGTCACCGAGGATGTTCTTTTCCCTGATTCCACTCATTTTAGCCCGTTTTTACTCCGTGAAACCGTTGTTCTGCCCACCCGTACTGCCGATGGAATCAGTGTCGACAGTGCCGTGTACACGCTCGTTTCGTTCAGTACAGAGCCGCAACTCATCCTGCGGGTGCCGTTGTACATAGTGGGTTCGGCCGACTGCACAACGGTCTATTCATCGGTCGATACGGTTTTTTTTCGGTCGAAACTATTGTCGGCCCGCCCCGATACGTTGCAGCTCCGGCCCAGCTTGAAGGTAGTGCCCCTCCGGCAAGAGCTCAACTACCCGGTATTACTGGTTACGCTCACGGTAATTGGGGTGGCTGTTGCTCTGATCTACGCCTTATTTGGGCAGGCACTCAATCGACAATGG
It includes:
- a CDS encoding T9SS type A sorting domain-containing protein, with the protein product MSLTGGTYKVMIAKGGTCSGEVTVELSQTVLTLTPTNITQATCGGKDGSFRVEVGGITAPYQYTLVKDVSGSPVLQENGTLIAGTLTFVSLTGGTYKVMIAKGGTCSGEVTVELPQTTLTLTSTNINRPTCGASDGSFQVEVGGITAPYQYTLTKSVGGTFVLQENGTLIAGTLTFLPLDAGTYKVMIAKGGTCSGSVTVELPQTALTLLAPTYDCATGAFRFNTCGGDGSPITFSAIGITGPTTNPNAFVDTELRTAIDAQPLLLRATQSGITVTYVWNIRAQCPIIPSGGGLTLLSPTYDCATGAFRFNTSGGDGSPITFSAIGITGPTTNPNAFVDAELRTANDVQPLLLQATQSGVTVTYLWDLKAACGRARLGEAKPDQQLRVTVLGNPVVSELIHIKVNGADGHPLRVTLVDQQGRRVSEERVDQALSTQRLSIKSGHTAGVYLLQVSTPNQSQVVRVLKAQ
- a CDS encoding MBL fold metallo-hydrolase RNA specificity domain-containing protein, coding for MKIQFMGAARTVTGSKHLITTQQGTKILLDCGLFQGIDTDDLNQNFHFNPADVDYLLLSHAHIDHTGLVPRLVRQGFTGPIYCTHATADLCNIMLLDSAHIQETDLKRVNERRQRQGRPLLDMLYDVGDVEQALSQIRTVRYNESFWLDENIQVLYTDAAHLLGSAAISLTIREEGYTKRLFFSGDIGRPNDKILRKPEPFPQADYIICESTYGASLHEPEPDMKAHLLRIVEDTCVKNRGKLIIPAFAVDRTQEVVYALDQLASEGLLPVLPVYVDSPLAVKATRVMQDNEDCFNPEILRYIHKDGDAFDFPNLHYVSEVADSKAINDRPGPCVIISASGMAEAGRIKHHIKNNIEDPRNTILLVGYASPSSLGGALKRGDKQVRIFGETFDVRARVAVMDALSAHADYAEMLDYLSCQNPAEVKKVFLVHGDYDEQQIWKEKLQDAGFQHIEIPDMYEAVNL
- the pbpC gene encoding penicillin-binding protein 1C, producing MPLWRRRSAQIVVTGLLVALLLDWAFPIRTAVPYSPVVTAADGTILHAFLSRDDKWRLYAQTDDITPVLREAILFKEDKYFYYHPGINPLALMRALGRNVLRGRRTSGASTITMQVVRLLEPRERTYLSKLIELVRALQLELHYSKGEILQLYLNLLPYGSNIEGIKSASMLYFGKPPQLLSLAEVTALTIIPNRPSSLRLGVRNEQVRQERNRWLRRFGAQGLFSATAIADALDEPLTARRRAAPQQMPHFARRLLAEKRMGPTGIIHTAIRPAMQAGAERLVQNYINRMRAYNIHNAAVLVVDNQTRKVVAYVGSADFYNVFDGGQVDGVRAVRSPGSTLKPLLYGLAFDAGLITPKSKLNDVPTNFGGYEPENYDRRFNGPVTAEFALANSLNVPAVKLLRDISTPTFVKAMQKAGFSTVSKQARDLGLSMILGGCGVTLEELVTLFAGFANGGQVGPLRLVDTPEVKPRTGQAVLSPEAAYLVTNTLTQITRPDLPNNFDNSYHLPRIAWKTGTSYGRRDAWSIGYNRRYTIGVWVGNFSGVGVPELSGANTATPLLFGLFNALDYNSPKGWFRPPTTRSDARLALRQICPESGAVPNDSCTARAVDYYIMGVSGSARCTHQKVVFTDSAGRVSYCAHCLPDRGTIRRTYPNLAPELIAYYVVKRIPYEAPPPHNPACERLFDNEGGKAPLITSPNHGSEYFIDPKQPTAIQLACQAANDVRTVYWYLNDKLLRKADPTEAVFINPRPGVYKLSCADDRGRHTDIRITVKSE
- a CDS encoding nuclear transport factor 2 family protein gives rise to the protein MKRLLVLAVLGLFSLTTYAQSAPADPAQDPSALTGAFFKAMQDEDSNKMQSITTDDFSIVNFDGNTADRDLLVQALSGGHLTVETATPSGMRARSYNNDAAVVTGTTKFKGSLQGQALQSDVLFTAVCVKQGNGWKVANVQFSPIR